Proteins encoded in a region of the Coffea eugenioides isolate CCC68of chromosome 4, Ceug_1.0, whole genome shotgun sequence genome:
- the LOC113769271 gene encoding uncharacterized protein LOC113769271 — protein MPRSSRTGELQYNPEIEKTARALRKATRERAEASSSSTGHNSVVDFVDSFSETEEIDSTMANERKLRELAVPDLNQQPLCITYPTLEVALELKSGLIHLLPSFHGLPGEDPHKHLKEFHVVCLTMKPQGVTEEQIKLRAFPFSLADKAKDWLYYLPSGSISTWTDMKKHFLEKFFPASRAASIRKDICGIRQFNGETLHEYWERFKQLCASCPHHQIPDQLLIQYFYEGLSQTDRRIIDAASGGSLVNKTPTEARNLISSMAANAQQFGDRQDNTTRRVNEVSNSSIEQRLDCLTSLVEKLAIGQMQQLKTCGICYGSSHPTDMCPTLQDDSTEQANAVGFPGPPQRRYDPYANTYNPGWRDHPNFNYAARPPGFPQQSQYQPRPQLSQQQSTPKSVHNLENQMSQLASTVNRLESQLSGKLPSQTIVNPKQNASAITLRSGKELPEPSKRISEQAIEEELEKDGNVSQPRALEQPDFGEKSTQVVTPPPPFPSRLAKSKKQEQEQEILDTFRKVEVNIPLLDAIKQIPRYAKFLKELCTGKKKLKGNEKVHMGENVSAVLQKKLPPKCKDPGMFTVPCKIGNIKIEKAMLDLGASINVMPRSIYNLMNVGPLKETGVIIQLADRSNAYPDGVLEDILVQIDNLIFPADFYVLDMEDDNSNSSPMLLGRPFLKTARTKIDVFTGTLTMEFDGDVIKFNIYDAMKYPGESHSIFVIDVIDSLAQQNFEFNNDDALKVAISTEFSNVSYLELPLSHSQLLPSIVQAPKVELKQLPDNLKYAFLGDGDTLPVIISSKLTALEEEKLIRVLKDHKEAIGWTVADIKGLSPATCMHRILLEDGIIYPISDSKWVSPVQVVPKKTGITVIENPKGFLQIPVAPEDQEKITFTCPFGTFAYRRMPFGLCNAPATFQMCMDVVFHFDDNCKSAFDTLKGSLTSAPVVRPPNWSLPFEIMCDASNFAVGAVLGQKEGRASYVIYYASRTLDALKYLLNKKEAKPRLIRWILLLQEFDLEIKDKRGAENMVVDHLSRLINSEGPAPLKDNFPDEHLFVVQKTTPWYGTPRAIISDRGTHFCNRVMEALMKKYGVTHRVSTSYHPQTSGQAETSNKEIKSILEKTVNPNRKDWSLRLDDAL, from the exons ATGCCtagatcttctcgtacaggtgaactGCAATATAATCCTGAGATAGAGAAGACTGCTCGTGCATTGAGAAAAGCAACAAGAGAACGAGCAGAGGCATCCTCCTCATCTACTGGACATAATtcagtagtagattttgtggatTCATTTAGTGAGACAGAAGAGATAGATAGCACCATGGCTAATGAACGGAAATTGAGAGAATTGGCTGTACCAGATTTAAATCAACAGCCTCTATGTATTACTTATCCTACATTAGAGGTTGCACttgagttaaaatctggactaatccatttacttccttcttttcatggcttaccaggtgaagatccccacaagcatctcaaagaattccatgtggtttgcttgacaatgaaaccccagGGAGTCACAGaggagcaaattaaattaagagcctttccattttccttagccgaTAAAGCTAAGGATTGGCTCTATTATCTGCCTTCTGGGTCAATATCCACATGGACAGACATGAAGAAGCATTTCctagaaaaattctttcctgCATCCCGAGCTGCAAGCATTAGGAAAGACATCTGTGGAATTCGACAATTCAATGGAGAGACTCTACATGAATATTGGGAAAGATTCAAGCAACTATGTGCTAGTTGTcctcatcatcaaattcctgaTCAACTCCTCAtccagtatttttatgagggtcTGTCCCAAACTGACAGAAGAATTATTGATGCTGCCAGTGGGGGCTCCTTAGTGAATAAAACACCCACGGAGGCAAGAAATTTGATATCGAGTATGGCTGCAAATGCTCAACAATTTGGAGACAGGCAAGATAACACAACTCGTAGAGTCAATGAGGTAAGTAATTCTTCAATAGAGCAAAGATTAGATTGTCTAACTTCTTTGGTTGAAAAGTTAGCTATAGgacaaatgcagcaattgaaaacATGTGGAATCTGCTATGGTTCGAGTCATCCAACAGATATGTGCCCCACACTCCAAGATGATTCGACTGAGCAGGCTAATGCAGTTGGATTTCCAGGACCACCTCAGAGGCGGTATGATCCCTATGCAAACACCTATAATCCAGGATGGAGGGATCAtcctaattttaattatgcaGCAAGGCCACCAGGATTTCCACAACAGTCACAATATCAACCTAGACCTCAACTTTCACAGCAACAATCTACTCCTAAATCAG ttcataatttggagaatcaaatgaGCCAGTTAGCTTCCACAGTCAATAGATTGGAGTCCCAATTATCTGGAAAGCTACCTTCGCAGACAATTGTCAACCCCAAGCAAAATGCTAGTGCCATCACATTAAGAAGTGGCAAAGAGTTGCCTGAGCCGAGCAAGAGAATTTCTGAACAAGCAATCGAGGAAGAGCTCGAAAAAGATGGGAATGTGTCTCAACCTAGGGCCTTAGAACAaccagattttggagaaaaatcaacACAAGTGGTTACACCTCCGCCTCCATTTCCTAGTCGACTGGCAAAGTCCAAAAAGCAAGAACAAGAACAGgagattttggacacttttcgaaaagttgaggtaaatatccctcttttagatgcaattaaacaaattcctagatatgctaaatttttgaaggagttatgcactggtaagaaaaagttgaaaggaAATGAGAAAGTGCATATGGGAGAAAATGTCTCGGCAGTTCTGCAGAAAAAATTGCCTCCTAAATGCAAGGATCCGGGTATGTTTACTGTCCCTTGCAAAATAGGcaatattaaaattgaaaaagctatGTTGGATTTGGGTGCTTCGATAAATGTTATGCCTCGTTCTATTTATAATTTGATGAACGTTGGGCCTTTAAAAGAGACGGGCGTAATAATTCAACTTGCTGATCGATCAAATGCCTATCCTGATGGAGTTTTAGAGGATATTTTAGTGCAaattgataatttgatttttcctgcagatttttatgtgcttgataTGGAGGATGATAATTCTAATTCATCTCCAATGCTGTTAGGGAGACCATTTTTGAAAACTgctagaacaaaaattgatgttttcactggcacattgactatggaatttgatggtgatgttattaaatttaatatttatgatGCTATGAAATATCCTGGTGAATCTCATTCAATTTTTGTTATAGATGTAATTGATTCTTTGGCgcagcaaaattttgaatttaataatgACGATGCGTTGAAGGTTGCTATTTCTACTG AATTTTCCAATGTGTCTTACTTGGAATTACCTTTGTCTCATTCACAGCTTTTGCCATCTATTGTGCAAGCCCCGAAGGTGGAATTAAAGCAGTTACCGGATAATTTAAAGTATGCATTCTTGGGAGATGGAGATACACTCCCAGTAATAATTTCCAGTAAATTGACTGCtttagaggaagaaaaattAATTCGGGTGTTAAAGGACCACAAGGAGGCAATAGGATGGACAGTGGCTGACATAAAAGGATTAAGTCCAGCCACTTGCATGCACCGCATCTTGTTAGAAGATG GTATAATCTATCCTATTTCGGATAGTAAGTGGGTAAGTCCTGTTCAAGTAGTTCCTAAAAAGACAGGAATTACTgttattgaaaatcctaaaG GTTTTCTACAAATTCCAGTGGCGCCTGAAGATCAAGAGAAAATCACATTTACTTGCCCTTTTGGTACATTTGCCTATAGACGAATGCCTTTTGGTCTTTGTAATGCGCCTGCTACATTCCAAATGTGTATG gatgtggtatttcattttgatgatAATTGCAAGAGTGCATTTGACACGCTCAAGGGATCATTGACTTCAGCACCAGTGGTTCGACCACCAAACTGGAGTCTTCCTTTCGAGATAATGTGTGATGCCAGCAATTTTGCTGTTGGTGCAGTACTCGGCCAGAAAGAGGGCAGAGCTTCTTATGTCATTTATTATGCCTCGAGGACCTTGGATG cttTGAAATATTTGCTCAACAAGAAAGAGGCCAAACCACGACTTATAAGGTGGATTCTCCTACTCCAAGAATTTGATCTGGAAATTAAAGACAAAAGGGGTGCTGAAAATATGGTTGTTGATCACCTCAGTCGTTTGATCAATAGTGAAGGACCTGCTCCCTTGAAGGATAATTTTCCAGATGAGCATCTTTTTGTAGTTCAAAAGACAACTCCCTG GTATGGCACGCCAAGAGCAATTATCAGTGACCGAGGGACACACTTCTGCAATCGAGTaatggaagcattaatgaagaaATATGGCGTCACTCATCGGGTTTCTACGTCCTATCATCCGCAGACTAGTGGTCAAGCAGAAACCTCCAATAAAGAAATCAAGTCGATACTTGAAAAAACGGTGAATCCCAATAGAAAGGATTGGAGTTTGCGCTTAGATGATGCACTTTGA